AGTTGCTGGGGAGCTGGGAGAGCCACTGTCATAGGATCTTCTGGGAGAGCGGCACTGAAGAGGCAATGTTACAGCTGAATAAAGCACGGGGAACAGGAAAGGATCCACCGTGCAAAGAGCTGGAAGCAGGGTTGGTTATCTAATTCTTGGAGGGGGCAGGGAATCCCTGCTCAAAAGTTATTAATCCCTGTTCAGCCCCtggcctataatcctagcaagTCTGGAGACCGAGGCAGGTGAACTTGCCTGGatagaatgagttcaaggtcagcctggagaACTTAATgacattttttccccccaagacaaggtttctctgtgtagccctggctgtcttggaactcactctttagaccaggctggcctcgaactcagaagtctacttcccaagtgctgggattaaaggggagctccaccactgctcagcagtgAGGCTCTTATTTCACAATAAAAGCTAAAAGGGTAGGAGTATAGCGGAATGACATTCCACCTGCTGAGCATGCGTGAGACTCTGGCTTCAGTAACgctacaaagttcagagctagtCATAGTAGGTTCATGTACCTGTtattgaggctgaggcaggaggttggtgagtttgaggctagcctgggctacactgagaagaCCCCAATTTCAAGGATAGCAGAGCATTAAACCGAGTATGAATTCCTTCTGAATGTGGGTACCCGTGGTGGtgttcaggtagcccaggctgtcctcactCGATCCTGACTTGGagtcctgaccctcctgcctttgccaCCCTAGTGCTAGAATTTCCAAGTATCCGTTTCCATATCTAGACTCGCTGTCTTTCATTTGACTAGTGCTTGTGGAAGGCTACTCTAGACCTGATACCTTTCTGGACATTGACGTGACCAGTAAGCTCAGTTAATGGCTACTCAGGGTGCATGCATGAAACCCTAGCTTCCGTCCCTAGCACTACAGAAACCCAGCAATCCATCTttcaggaggtgggggcaggcggatcagaagttcaaggtcatctttggttgctcaagtgagttcaaagtcagcctgggctatggagatgctatgtcagagagagagaggcgagaggggaagggaggggagggaaggggaggagaggaggaggggagaggagaggagaggaaaggaaaggaaaggaaaggaaaaaggaaaaggaaaagaaaagaaaagaaaagaaaagggtccGTGGCAGTGAACCAGGCAGGTGAAATGCTTTCCTCCCCACTAGAAGAAAGTCAGTTAACTTAGTAATTCGTAAAAGGGGGAGGGACTAAATAGAGACCACTTGAGACAGGTATGAGAGGCCTGCATGGGCTGGGAAGGACTCTACTCCCAGGGCAAGGTGATCTGTAACCcaccctccttcttctctctagACTTCCGGTGGTCTTCGGAGCCCCCAGATAGCCCATGAGCCTCATGACTTCGGTGGTTCTCAGCTTCTGCCATTGGGACGGGAGATCCAGTCAGAGGAGGAAGGGACTGCCCCAGCTGGCGATGGCTCAAGTTGTAACATCAGGGGTTCTCGAACCCAGAGCCCAGGGGGCTGTTCAGTGGAGGCGGTGCTGGCCCGAAAGAAGCACCGTAGGCGGCCATCGAAGCGCAAGCGGCACTGGCGGCCATACTTGGAGCTGAGCTGGGCCGAGAAGCAACAGCgagatgagaggcagagccagcggGCCTCTCGGGTCCGCGAGGAGATGTTCGCCAAAGGCCAGCCCCTGGCGCCCTACAACACCACCCAGTTCCTCATGAATGACCGTGACCTGGAGGAGCCTGACCTCGATGTGCTCCACGGGCCCTCCCACGCAGGCTCCGGTGGCGAGAATGAAGCAGGGGACAGTGATGGGCAAGGCCGAGCCCATGGGGAATTTCAGCAGAGGGACTTCTCCGAGGCCTATGAGCGGTACCACACTGAGAGCCTTCAGGGCCGCagcaagcaggagctggtgcGAGACTACCTGGATCTAGAGAGGCGTCTGTCACAGGCTGAGCAGGAAACTCGGAGGCTCCGGCAGCTGCAGGGGTGCCCCAGCAGGCAACCCTGTCAACAGGTGGAAGAGCTGGCTGCTGAGGTGGACAGACTCAGAACTGAAAACCGGCGGCTTCGTCAGGAGAACGAGATGTGGAACCGAGAGGGCAGCTGCTGTGACCTGGAGAAGCCAGCCGCAGAAGGGACCCCTTGGCCCAAGGATGAGGCCCCATCTCAGACCCACACAGGCCAGCTGGGTCACAGGGAGGCAGGTGACAGATGAAAGCTACTCCCAGCATTCCCTGTCTCCACTGAGAACTGCTAAGACAAGGTCAGAGTTCCCCCCTGCCATTCTCATGGTTGGCTCTTTAATGTCATCTAACTTTTTACAGAGCGATTAAACAACCTTGTGAGATCCAGTGAGAGTGGCTAGAATTGATTTTATCAGGGTTCTTCTTGAGTTcaaccttctttttttatttttaaaaatgtactgggcagggctggtgagatggctcagtggttaagagcgccgactgctcttccaaaggtcctgagttcaaatcccagcaaccacatggtggctcacgaccatctgtaacgaaatctgaccccctcttctggagtgtctgaagacagctacagtgtacttgcatataataaataaataaataaataaatatttttttaaaaaaatgtactggGCAGcacatgtgcagaggccagaagagacctTTGAATCCCTTtaggactggagttgcagacagttgtgagctgccctgtgggtgctgggaggggCTCCTAACTCCtcagtcatccctccagccctcttcattttctaaagtttctttGTATCTTGGATGTGTTTCAGATAGccgaggctagcctgatcttcCTTCACTTCCCCAGATGTGGGATTGCAGATGGGCACCACTCACTCTGCCTGGCTCGTGCTGTGCTCTGGATCAAACACAGGGCTTAGTGGATGCTAATCGAGAGCTCTAGCAATGGCAGCAGAGCGGGGGATGGGTCAGGGCGAAGAGACCCACCTCACTGTTCTcttagaggactggagttcagtttccTGGATCTATCTgtgggtgactcacaactgcctgtaactgcagctccagaggctctcatgtcctcttttgacctctgtgatacacacacacacacacacacacacacacacacacacacacacacacgtacatatgtatgtagtgcatatgcacacataaatacgTAAATACAAAATCctgcaaaaaagagaaaagcttgTGGGCTGGGGATAAAGGTTAGTGCTGGCAGTACACTTGCCTAACATGCTGTCCCAGAGaggtctcagtttccccttctccaAGCCTGGAGAGACAGCCAACCTTCTAGATGGGTCCCATTGGTTCTCCCGGATACCCAAACCACACTCGTATGTCTGATGGATCACCCTGCACTGAGGGAGttagagctgggggtgggagctCAGTCAGGAGCCTTCAGATTCAGCCAGAACCTGATATTCCAGTTGCCATATGGTAGTGGGGTTATGGGgtaatgcctgtaattccagccttcaggaaggaggatcacaagttccaaaccagcttgggctatagaatgagaccCTCCTGGAGGAACGGGAAACCTCCCTGGGAGGAGAAGGCCAGGCCTGGAGTTTGTTCAGACATCGTTCCCAGGCTCCGGGTGTTCTCATCACATTTCAGAGGCCCGAGCCTCTCATCTTGACAGCCCTTCGCCTAGGTTAGTTAGAACATTTATCCCCTtacctttgggggtggggtggggacatttaCAAGTAAGCC
This sequence is a window from Mus pahari chromosome 14, PAHARI_EIJ_v1.1, whole genome shotgun sequence. Protein-coding genes within it:
- the Hexim2 gene encoding protein HEXIM2; the protein is MATLNHTNCSTASPAALEEAKTSGGLRSPQIAHEPHDFGGSQLLPLGREIQSEEEGTAPAGDGSSCNIRGSRTQSPGGCSVEAVLARKKHRRRPSKRKRHWRPYLELSWAEKQQRDERQSQRASRVREEMFAKGQPLAPYNTTQFLMNDRDLEEPDLDVLHGPSHAGSGGENEAGDSDGQGRAHGEFQQRDFSEAYERYHTESLQGRSKQELVRDYLDLERRLSQAEQETRRLRQLQGCPSRQPCQQVEELAAEVDRLRTENRRLRQENEMWNREGSCCDLEKPAAEGTPWPKDEAPSQTHTGQLGHREAGDR